The Vitis vinifera cultivar Pinot Noir 40024 chromosome 8, ASM3070453v1 genome segment atggaaaaaaaatggcataactTAATGGTAATGTGGTATTTGAAAGATGGACTTCTAAAGCGGAATAAATACTTCAACTCTCATGGCCTATCTCTTTTGGATTCCACCTAGATTGGGTAGATATTTGGCTTTTCTGTTCATTGGATTGTTTTATACTTTTTAGAATTTAGGAGACCTCGTAGTCCATGGTAGTATTGGCCATTTTGTTACAATTATAGATTGTGCAATGAGTTGAATCATCCAACTTTGCTCATTCAAGACAAGTTTTGTGTCATGTAATTTTATATGTAAGTGGTTTGGAGCAGATAGGCTGCATTTAGTTGCATGGAATAGGGGTCTTTGAAGTTGAATTGGAGACCCTGACTTTAATTGCAACATTTAGATGTAATTCTTTTGGTATCATAGCCTAGTTTCCTTCTCATGATTCTTTCTGGCAGTTGGGTTTATGAGTTATGACTGATTTTCAGTGCAATAGCTGGGTGTATGTTAAACCACAAGATCCAATATTTCTTGcagtttcttttttatcattcaacTGTTTAGAAATTACTAGTAGTTGTGCTATCTTGTGttcaaatatattatcatttgaTTTGTGCTGCAGACTCTTGTTTATTTTAAAGGTGCTGCAATGCATGAAAGATATACTCATTAGTGAATATTGCTTCAATGGAGCCTCCTGTAAGTATTTTCACTCGCTTGTTCATtgttttttcttccaatctgTTTCATGCTTCCGTCAGCTAAAAGACATGGCAATTGAAGAATCTCCTCTTTGGTTCTTTTGATTATTGCCCACTTTCGTGTAACACTGTAAGAATTACCTAACCACTAAATTTTCATTAACTGAATTATTGAATAGTCACAGATAGGGGTGCAACAAGCTGCAGTgagccatttattattctgttcaagattttttttttttttggctgcATCTGTATCAAGCTCGAGTTTGATGTGGAGTTCGACTAAGTTTGCTCATTCACACGGACCAAACTTGAGCTTGAATCGAGctagttaattaaattaatttgctATTCATCTTGTGTGCAAGTAATTATATTcctaaaaacatgttttaaatgCTTATTCAGTTCCTAACCATAGCATATTAGTAATGCAAATTTGTTTACTTTCTCAAAGTGTTTCCTTGGTTGTGTTGCCAAAATTAGTCACCCACTACCTTGAGTTTTCATGAGCCTAATCAAACCAAGCTTGGAGTTGCCCTAGCCTGGCATGTTAAGTGATCAAACTTGCACCCTGAGCATGAGTCTTAGTCATTTAATTTACAAACAACCTTGATCAAGTTTTAGTTTCTTAATGATGCAAGCCTGAGTTTGTCATGAGTTACTTGGTTTCTTCTAACTGTAATTACTAGTACTTTGATTCTTATGGTCAGCATTACTAACTTATTTAGTATATAGCTACTTATGATTAGATTGTATTAGTTTTATATCTCACAGTcaagaaatttttgtttttattccttCCTGAACTATTGCATAACAGCTGCTTAGTATGCTCTTTTCCCCTTGCACTCCTTGTTTCATCAGAGTAATGAAACAAGGGCTCCAAGCAGGATTGGTGACCGACCCACAAGTGATGTCGTGGTGAGACTAAGAACACAGGAAGGTCGAGATGACTGGTTATACTGTCACTCCCATGTCCTTGTAGAGAAGAGCAAGTACTTTGCTGATCGACTCTCTGAGAATTGGCCCACATGTCAGATCCTAGATTCTCGCAACTGCGTTGAGGTCTATTGTCAAGAATCTGACTTTGATTACCATGTCAATGTTCTACGCCTGCTCTATGTTGTTATGGATGGCTCTGTAGATGACATGTGGCATGGTGTCAGAAATGCCCTTAGCTGTCTACGAGTCGCGGTTGAGCTTGGTTGCCAGCAAATTATTACTGCTTGTGTGAACTACTTGGAAGCAGTACCTTGGGAAGAGGCTGAGGAGGACGAGATTCTAAGAACCATACCAGGCATGGGATCTCAAGTCGAGCCAATTCTTGCCCGTCTTCAACCAGTCAATTCAACAGCAATAGTGGGCATTTTTCTTTCAGCCATTCGATTTGCCACATCATCACCTCCTCCACATATGAATGATCTTAAGTCCTCAGCCCAAGAACAGCTTGAGTACATGCTTACTGAAGATGATGATGCCCCTCTACTGATGGCTGATGATGAGATAAAATTTGAAGTAAGAGAATGTGTGATGGGACTATTAGCCAGATTCAACAATCTATTGGAAACTTTCTTTTGTGAGTCTGGAGAATCAGTTACTATGGCAGGAGAAATGCTATTATTTCAATCCTATTTATCAGATATGTCATGGGCTTGTCAGATTTTAGGTAAGTTGGAAATAATGAGGGAGTTTGTTAGCACTTGGACTGATGCATCAGAAAAGATTGTGAAGGCTATTGAGCTAGCAAGTTCAAAAGCTGATGTGCTCGAGATGAAGTTGAAGGTTATTGAGGTGGCATCAAAGGTTTTAGAGGCAATAGGGTATGGAACTGTTATTTTTCCAGCTACAAAACGACTTCACATGGTGATGGTGTGGCTTCCATTTGTGAGAGTCACAAAACGTTTGATCGATTCTATCCCAACTAATGGTGATGATGCTCTGACATTCAAATTGGATGGTGAGCTTTGGCAGTCCTTGGAATCTGCTTTTGTGTCAATAATTGTTGCATTGCCTTCAGGGGATCAGGCAGAGATTTTGACTGAATGGTTAGGGAATGAGCATATCCGTTACCCAGACCTAACTGAGGCATTTGAAGTATGGTGTTACAGATCAAAGGTTGCTAAGAGAAGGCTGGCATTGTTAGGGGCCATCCATGGTGTGACAGATGCATTATGACCCCTCAATGGTAAATCTTTTACGTCTTTGTTTCCCTTGGTTGCTCTTAACACTGTTTCCTTAAGGTGTTGAACATTTGGAACAATCCCTTTTGTACCATAAACCAGAACAGGGTTTAAAAGGGAAAGTAATATGCAAATGGAAAGGTGTCTTAAGCAgagtctatcaaaaaaaaagaaagaaaggtgtCTTAAGCAGTGGCCCGTATCTTGAGCTCCTTGCTACAAATTTCAATGTCATTGCAAGCTTGTAAATCTTGTGATGTCATTCTGATTGTAAATTTTGTGATACGAAGGTGTTTGATTTTGGATagtaatttgaaatttcaaattgtACAATCTCCTGAATATTTTGTTTAGTTCAACTTAAAACTTTTCAATTTAATGTGCATTATCTGAGAAGGGCTTATGGTAAAACTTTTTGAATGTATGGAAATGTTTGCTTTGTCTGGACTCATTGCTCAGCTGCCTAAACAAATTTTGACAGATTTTTTGTTGTGTCTGATTTAATTCCTCGTAAGAAAAAATCCAGctgtttttataaattataccTGAAACTTGTTTTGAGAAAATTGTGGACATGCACTTAGTTGACTTGAGAGGTTTCTGTAGAACTGCATATAATTGCTATTACTTGTTTCAATTTTAAGAAAGGTTGGATCAGGTGATTAGTTATTCCCTTTTGAAAGGTTCTAGGTACTGGCAGATTTATGATCTATGATCCCCATGGTCATGTGGTCTTGGAACATCTCAGTCAGACACTAAAAAGTCTAGCTGCTAGCCAAGTCTTACTATATGTCCATTTAGGTTACCCGTTTTATCagattataaaaaaatgcaGGGTTGCCAATTAACTGGCTGAACTGTCCAAGACCTAAGTTAGCATACTCTTCTGCTCTGGATCCTtcgttgtttttgtttttgttatttttcatttttcacataaGCCCAACTTGGTCCAGACAACGATGTTTGTGTTGGGGATGCAAGTCTGAACATGACAAGTAGAGTAGGCAGCACTATTGTCTCAAACCCAGTTTTCCCCCCACCCCTAGATGGAGACTTGGTTGGAAAATAAGCAGCATTGAGTTGTAcaagaagaagagagaagaatACTCGATTGAACATTGGCAGAATCATGTTCAAAGGTCAGGATCCTACAATCTGCATTCTTAGCTTCTGAAGTTTATTTCTGAACTTTTTTGGGAATGCAGGAACAAGTGAAGATAGTGTTTAAGCTTCCTCAGAGACTAGAATCCAGGTGAGTGGTACAACCTCCATAAAAGACTTGTTAGGTTTTGACATTTTCACACTGCACTAATATTGTCTTCTagttttccatttatttacCCTGTCAGTTGTTGAGTTCAACTACTCTATGGACCTAAACTAGTTCAATTATTAGATTATCATGACTAGTACCTGAAAGGACCTAGATTTTACAGGACTACCTTTTCAAGACAGGGCCATTTACCGTGATTGATACTGGTGGTTGAGCAAGCTGACTTTTGcacatttattttttgaacGTATGTGAACTACATCAAATGCAGGGCAAATAAAACAGGGACTAACAAGAAGCcaagtgaatatatatatatacattcatATAGATGGACAAAAGTAAAGCAAAGCTAGCTAGGTCATGGGGACAATATCAACTGAAGCTTGAGAAGGATGATGGAATCAGTACGTTTATCACCTAGAAAAGGCTTAGCAACAAGCATTGCAGAAACCCTAAAGACCAACCTAGTCATGGTCAGGTTGCACCTCTGATTTCAGGGCCTGTAACCACTGGGCCGATCCAAGCCCACCCTGATTAATCTTTGAGTTCATGGGAGGAGCCTGAAGCTGCTGCAGCCCAAGAAGCAGGGTGgctttgtttatttgtttgttgtTGGGTGTGTgtgggtgattttttttttttttttttttttttttttttgtggggtcTGAGATATAGAtaacttattaaaatcaagttCGGGAAAactggggaaaaaaaaattaaattgaaaattcaaaaataaattatatgaacCAACATCATCACCAGCCAGGGGTAGGGTCCTCACCATGGTGGTTAGAGTCAATGGATGACTTTAGCTGAAATAATAGAAAAAGCAAGTGCAAGTTGGAAAATTGTCTGTATTATTAATGGTATCCTTTCCATAGAAGcaatcttcaaaaaataataataataaaaatgatgaatttgaagtatattttattatttcccaTAAGCTTTATCTCAAGTTAATTATCcctttgtttttgtatttttacaAGGGGGACTATTTTTCTTGCCTTTTGTCCTATGCTTGTGGACTTTCTTGTGTTACAtgattttcaaaactctcaaGCAAAAATTTCTCCCATGGGGTCCTCATTTCATTTGCCTTGATGTGCTCTACAAGATTATGTTTGCTTCAACTGTTGCCCACAACATCTAGATGTGGAGTCTCTATTCAATGTGTATCAAACAAACATTCAAAATGATTCATCATCTAAGATATGAAAGTGATATTACAGGTCCCCTACTGAGTCTGATAGCACCAAATGATGTTTGCCAACTTTTTCCCTCATTTCaatgcatttttcatgtgcttCATGCACATCATGTATTCTACTTTCTCTCTCATTTTGGAGTGCTCACAGGtttgtttcctaaaatcatcCATGGAAGTGAGTTTCCCAGAAATTGCCTTTCATCAAGGAAACCAGGGCTCTCAGGAGCCTTGCAGCTATTTGTTTACTTCTTTCTTCAGGTGGAATGATTGCATGTAGCCTAATCTTCAAGGATTTTGACTATTCTGAaagtattattatcattaagACTTGATTAAAATGAATTGTTTATTATCTCCTCTTAAGGTAACAACAAAATATCTCTAGGTTGTTGTGATGAACTTTGGtgtattttcaatgcaaaatcaTGATATGGCTGCATAGAACTCAAATCTATGGCATCTACAACCAATTCCATATTTTAATTGATCTTActaattgggattttgaatctTTGATCATTCTAGTATCCTCAGTGTCTTCATTTTCATGCTACTTAATGATGCTGCTTCTGGTTGGTATGAAATTCAATTCTCTATAAACCCCTCTTAACAGTTAGAGAAAAAGGTTATACATGCCCTGTAGCAGTTggtgtttgaaaatttgaatgcCTTAaaaatcttcatcatcattCACAGTGATTAAGTCCATGTATGAGAGACAGAGTAGCTAATGTGTTCCTTGCTTTATTCATTTCTATCGGCATGAAATTCACCAGAATTCAAGATGTATACCTACTACTTACTCATATTTGAGTGGGAATATTGAAAATTTCCTGCCAAACTGGTCTGGGATTCAACATAAAATCATAAACCATACACCAGGAACTTGACTACAAAGCAAGAATAGATATGGTATTCGAGATTCTACAATAGTGTATGAGCATTCCCTTGAAATCTTAAGAAGCaaaactagagttttgtttGCAGTTATAGATGGAAAGCAGCAGAAAGTCTTCCTAGCAGAGAGCATGAAAGATAGGAGGCTGAAAGTGATGAAGAAGGCTCCAAGTTCGCCAATGCAGGGTCGGAGAAAAGGAATTGAACCACAAAAACGAagcatgtttttttgtttttttcccagAGACTCCCAACAAACCCTTAGAGAAACCAGGAATAGCAACCAAATGAGTGTTTACTATTCCTACTTTTGCTTCGTTCATGGAACACCTTcacatgaatatatatatatatatatatatatatatatatatatatctgtaaTACCCAAATAACTAAAATTTCATATCCATCTCcaaaacttacaaaaataatatacaatCCCCAACCATATGTTATCAAATCCTAATCTGTCTAGGAACTCAAATGGTTCTCTGCAAAGTATAAACCTGTACTAAAgtaaattttcttctttctttacaCTACCCTGCACTTTCCTTGTTCCCTGGTTATAGAGGGAATTGGAAGAATATATTAGAAGGGGCCTTGATGCTGAGACCGCTCCTCTTGCAGTGTCTTGCTTTTAACTGATCAGGCCACAGTCAGGCAACAACTGGGCTGCAAACCTCTTCCCGTTCTGCATGTTGATGTTCTCGTATGCAGCTGTAGAGTGAGGTGTGGTAGTGTTGATAGTGCCATACTCGTTTGGTTCACCCATGTCTACTCTTCTTCCCAATTGAATGTTTTGGTTTGGGAGGAAAGTTTGATGGGTTCCTGATAAGGAGAGGTTTTCACAGTGTGGGAGACCAAGGGTGAGAGAAACACCATTGCCTGAAAACCTTGGAGTGAACTGCTCGGCATCAAACCGTCCAATTTCCCCAAGTGAGTACGACTCGAATCCTCCAATGAAGTTTGTTGGGCCTGCCATTAGCGGATAGCCATCTCTGCCCTGCCTCTCATTGCTGAACTTCATGGAAATGTGGTGGTGATTTGCTTCACCGGGCTTCACATCCATGTCCATGGATGGGACACTAGATGGGGAGTGCAGGACATCGGTGCTCCTTGGTTTCTTTGGACTTCCTTGGGCCATCCCTTCCATTTCTGATGGCCCCATGAGCGTGAACCTGGGCTGGTTCCGGGCATTTCCTCCTCCAATGGGAGATGTTGCAGCTGTGGCCATTGAGATCACTGGAGGAGCACTCTTGTTCGTGGGATTGTCTGGTTTGGATTTGAAACTTCTAGCTTGGTTCTCAGAACCAGGGCTTTTCTCTTGCTGACCACTGGACTTCAATGCTGAATCTTCCAGGTTGTTGTCCTCGCTCTTGCTTGTTTTCTCCCCTGATCCATTCTCTTCGTGGTCCTTGACTTCCTCCATGTACATTTCTTCCACCATTGGCTTCCAGAGACGAACCCGAGCATTTATGAACCAGTTAGACACCTGCATTATCACAAAGCTCTGGTTGAGAGTTCCCATAATCTGCAAACAAAGACACAAAAAACCCAAGATTCTAGCGCGCACCTGACTCCGGGTGAGCCCTGTTTGTTTGGCGAGCATGTGCTTGTCTGAATCCTTAGGATAACTGAAACACAACCAAAATATCTCAGCAACTGGAATTACTGGGCTTTGaaggggaaaaataaaataaaattgaaaggtGCTTACGGGTGGAGGAAGTGTTCAAAGAGCCAAGCGCGAAGAACAGAAACAGATCTTTCAGGCAATCCTCTCTGGGGTCTCCAAACATTCTGTTGgatcattcccaattgttgaagaGCCCGCTGCTGACGAAGCTGATGATCAACAAATTTGAGTCTTGAACCCTCAATCTTCCCTCCAGTGCCATCTTCCTCCCCTAAACTCTTGTTTGCCGCTCGAATCTGCCCCGATATTGCGTCTTTCAGACATCTGAATTGCTTTGAGATGGTCTGCAGCGCAAGGGCTGTGTAAGTTTTGGCGGACCCGATCCCTGCCGCTTGCTCGAATGAAGAAATCACAATCTGCATCTGATGATGATACTGCCGGTATCTTTGCTCCACCTTCAAACCACCACAAATAATGAGCAAGTCAATTTACAGTTTCACATGCTGCCATGATATTACAAAGCACTCTGTACCTGTCCtcagaaatttcaattttctgcAAATCATGAGAGTACAAAGCACATGTTTctgataaaggaaaaaaaaaaatgttttcagatTATGCTTAATAGAATCCATGCTCCAGGGGAAGAGGGGAAGACAGAAACAGAGCCTGTTCCATGAAACTGAAAACTTTGCTTCTTGAATTCCTAGAAAAAGTTGTTCGGTTCCGCATTTTTTTACTCAAAGATTCTGGTCATAAAATTTTTTCTGACTTTAACAAATcgattaaaaattttcaagaaagtaCTCAATGAAAGGAACATCTGACAGAAACTCTGACACAATTTCCTTTCATGGATTTCTTGTAAAAGGGATCTGATCCATCAACTGATAGAGACCCATATCAAAATTCCCACATATTTTGCATTTTAGCCCCCTCATGGGCTTGCTTCGGTTGGAACTTGAAAGGATGAAAAACAACTccatttccaaaataaaaaacaagaaaaagaaaagaacttcACCAAATTGGAATGGTAAAACAAGTATTACGAGCCCTCATGTCATACCTCATCAAGCATGTTGAGGAGCTTAGCTTTCTTCATCTGAATCTCTTGCCTCTCAGCAGTTGAAAGGTCGGCGCTGCGTTTGGTGCTTGTTTCTCCTCCAATTAGGCCTTCCCCAAGAGTCTTGGTTGCCTCACTGCTGCTCTTCTTAGATGGTGTTTCGGTTTTAATTCCATTTCCCACGTTCACAACCTCGTCCAGTAGTTGCTGAGCAGCTTTCAAGTACTTGGAACTCAGTATCACACCATGCATACCCGAAACTCCGTTTGAAATTCCCGACGCCGACGACGATGACGCCCCCGAAATTCGCATGTCGTCGCTCACCGGTGATATCGCCGTCGCATGCTGAGGAGGGACCTCGCGCTCATTCCCGTAGGAACCATAGGCCGGCGGTTGTTGCGAAGAGAGGCTTAGGGAGAGACCCTGCTGGGAGCGTGGAGTATCACGCGCCGCCGCAGTGGTATCAATTGAGCTCCAGAGATTGTAGTGAGGGCGCTGGATGAAGCCAGGAAGCCCTGGGATCTCATGGTGGGCGTGCACGGATGGAGGACTGGGATCCGATGAGGCGGAGGGGGCAGTGGCCGATAGTGGGATGGAGACGAACTGCTGGGTCTGAGGCGGCGGCGCGTGGGAAAGGTTGGAGGGAGCGAGTGAAGCTGCGGCAGAATTGAGGAAGACGAAATTGGGGTGCAGCGGAGGGGGCGGTGGCGCGTCCGAGTATCCAACGTAGGCAGGGTTCATGAGAATGAGAGTCTGTAACCCATCAGCTTGGATTTCTGAATTCCCATGAAAGTACGTCGCCATCGATTTTGAATAATATTTCCTCTTTCTTGGAGTTTATATCACTGAAAAGGGACTACGTTCATTAGGCTTCACATCCAACACAACAAATTCTcactttctctctccctctctccctccctccctctctctttccAAACAGAGATATATAAATACCTTTCACTTATAAACACTTATGTATTGTATGTACATctacatatataaatataccTGGAGTGATAAATCTGGGTGTGAGAATCAACCCATTTGCTGCCTGAATCAACTGGTTCGGAATTGTGAAGCAACAACTGCAAGGGTCTTATCAGGCAAATCCTGGAAAAATCAAGAGAcaagaagacaatgatgaaaaaaCCCACAAGGCCAAATAGTCAAAACCTGCATAATTTTGATTGGAAAAGGGTTTTAGAAGGACCCATCTAGgtgctcttcttcttcttcatataTTCTAGCAACCAGAGCTTAATAAAAAagctagaagaagaagaagaaggaaaaggaaaagggtgCAGACTATGAAGGCTTGTTGGTTTtatagagagagaagagaggtgaaaaggagagagagaagaatTGATTATGGGCATTAGTTAATATTATTGGTACCTGGTGTGATGGAAATCTGAGTGTGCACGTGCTTCATCATCATCGGCACTGCAAAGGAGAGAGAGACGGGGAATTTTACTTACAGTGACACAAAACCCATATCAAacttttgagagagagagatgatgatgacgaccaaaaaaaaaaggaaaaaacagaaGACTAGTTATAGCAGATAATACATGAGAGAAAGGtgtatatatacatgaaaaCATAACACAAACACCGCACACCCACCTCTCTCCTCTCTATGATCTATCTATGGATTTATAAGAGCAGAGGTCTTCACTTAGGGGAAGCCCCTCTGTCAGGCTCAAGTCTCTGCAAAACTCTTACCTCAGCGCCCAAAAGGCCAAAACCccaaagaaataaagaaaaagaaggggTTAAAAAGTCTTATAGCAGAAAAGATGCCCATCTTTACTCGGCTCATTATCCAcacatttttctcctttttcttttgcttggagagaaaaaaaacccaaaaaaactaaaaaaccaATTCGAAAACATATAAAAGAAACATACAGTGAATTTGATGATCATGACATGCATGTAAGCATTATGGTGTTTGGGGTTTGAAGATAGGTGTGGGGTGCATAGCATAGGGGTTGTTGCCCTTCTCTATCCCTTTCTTTTTAAGGC includes the following:
- the LOC100260908 gene encoding BTB/POZ domain-containing protein At3g05675 — translated: MEPPSNETRAPSRIGDRPTSDVVVRLRTQEGRDDWLYCHSHVLVEKSKYFADRLSENWPTCQILDSRNCVEVYCQESDFDYHVNVLRLLYVVMDGSVDDMWHGVRNALSCLRVAVELGCQQIITACVNYLEAVPWEEAEEDEILRTIPGMGSQVEPILARLQPVNSTAIVGIFLSAIRFATSSPPPHMNDLKSSAQEQLEYMLTEDDDAPLLMADDEIKFEVRECVMGLLARFNNLLETFFCESGESVTMAGEMLLFQSYLSDMSWACQILGKLEIMREFVSTWTDASEKIVKAIELASSKADVLEMKLKVIEVASKVLEAIGYGTVIFPATKRLHMVMVWLPFVRVTKRLIDSIPTNGDDALTFKLDGELWQSLESAFVSIIVALPSGDQAEILTEWLGNEHIRYPDLTEAFEVWCYRSKVAKRRLALLGAIHGVTDAL
- the LOC100255734 gene encoding BEL1-like homeodomain protein 1 isoform X1 codes for the protein MATYFHGNSEIQADGLQTLILMNPAYVGYSDAPPPPPLHPNFVFLNSAAASLAPSNLSHAPPPQTQQFVSIPLSATAPSASSDPSPPSVHAHHEIPGLPGFIQRPHYNLWSSIDTTAAARDTPRSQQGLSLSLSSQQPPAYGSYGNEREVPPQHATAISPVSDDMRISGASSSSASGISNGVSGMHGVILSSKYLKAAQQLLDEVVNVGNGIKTETPSKKSSSEATKTLGEGLIGGETSTKRSADLSTAERQEIQMKKAKLLNMLDEVEQRYRQYHHQMQIVISSFEQAAGIGSAKTYTALALQTISKQFRCLKDAISGQIRAANKSLGEEDGTGGKIEGSRLKFVDHQLRQQRALQQLGMIQQNVWRPQRGLPERSVSVLRAWLFEHFLHPYPKDSDKHMLAKQTGLTRSQVRARILGFLCLCLQIMGTLNQSFVIMQVSNWFINARVRLWKPMVEEMYMEEVKDHEENGSGEKTSKSEDNNLEDSALKSSGQQEKSPGSENQARSFKSKPDNPTNKSAPPVISMATAATSPIGGGNARNQPRFTLMGPSEMEGMAQGSPKKPRSTDVLHSPSSVPSMDMDVKPGEANHHHISMKFSNERQGRDGYPLMAGPTNFIGGFESYSLGEIGRFDAEQFTPRFSGNGVSLTLGLPHCENLSLSGTHQTFLPNQNIQLGRRVDMGEPNEYGTINTTTPHSTAAYENINMQNGKRFAAQLLPDCGLIS
- the LOC100255734 gene encoding BEL1-like homeodomain protein 1 isoform X2, with translation MATYFHGNSEIQADGLQTLILMNPAYVGYSDAPPPPPLHPNFVFLNSAAASLAPSNLSHAPPPQTQQFVSIPLSATAPSASSDPSPPSVHAHHEIPGLPGFIQRPHYNLWSSIDTTAAARDTPRSQQGLSLSLSSQQPPAYGSYGNEREVPPQHATAISPVSDDMRISGASSSSASGISNGVSGMHGVILSSKYLKAAQQLLDEVVNVGNGIKTETPSKKSSSEATKTLGEGLIGGETSTKRSADLSTAERQEIQMKKAKLLNMLDEVEQRYRQYHHQMQIVISSFEQAAGIGSAKTYTALALQTISKQFRCLKDAISGQIRAANKSLGEEDGTGGKIEGSRLKFVDHQLRQQRALQQLGMIQQNVWRPQRGLPERSVSVLRAWLFEHFLHPYPKDSDKHMLAKQTGLTRSQVSNWFINARVRLWKPMVEEMYMEEVKDHEENGSGEKTSKSEDNNLEDSALKSSGQQEKSPGSENQARSFKSKPDNPTNKSAPPVISMATAATSPIGGGNARNQPRFTLMGPSEMEGMAQGSPKKPRSTDVLHSPSSVPSMDMDVKPGEANHHHISMKFSNERQGRDGYPLMAGPTNFIGGFESYSLGEIGRFDAEQFTPRFSGNGVSLTLGLPHCENLSLSGTHQTFLPNQNIQLGRRVDMGEPNEYGTINTTTPHSTAAYENINMQNGKRFAAQLLPDCGLIS